The nucleotide window GTGCGTGTGTGATTAGAATAAGGATCGAATGAAGATAAttatcaaagaatattttttaaaaaaaattatcttctttCATAGTATTGTATGTGGTATTGACCGCGTGAGAGGTGCATGCAAATATGAGCTTTATTCGAGTACAAAATGCGTTCAGGGATCCAGTTTATATGatctttgattttttatactatttagcgAAAAAATAACTTGGAATTGAtgtaatattagaatatattgtaacagcatttttttttttttaatattagtatttcttTTTACACAGGAaggtattccaaaaatattaaattaactcatGTAGTGGTCTAAGTATATGAATTaagtgtaaatttaatataaccaGGATTTtgtggttttaaaatatatattatattatagaattttgCTGGTACCAGTTAGATATTGgcgcatattttattatttaacgctagcaatctttttatttttttcgttcgtACGCGTTATTAAttggtattatattatgtttagtttTAGAACACGCATGTATCATCGTGGAATGTTCTAGATATTTATGTTTCGTTATGCATGTTACTATGTCCTTTAACGCACTCATCAtagtaattgtttaaatatttttaatgaaaacgcTTTTTTTTGCATTCGCTTCATAGTCGAAACAGCAAAATATATGAAGGTGTTATCAATTagctatatatacatacataaaatcttGGTAAATAATGTCTTagttagataatttaaatagttataatgtttttttttttttattggagaATGTTCACGATGTTCATGTTTACATGGACGCCATTACTGGTGGCCATGTTTCGTAATATTCTTGACAAGTACGTGCAGCGATCTTTGTGAgcttgaaagtttttttttttttttttaataaatctattcaGCCCAAGGATTAAATGAAAAACGTTGCGCGAACTTTTGCGTGCAAGCTCtgtaatggattttttttttgttaaagatcTTGTTtgacgttttatattaaataaagtaaggaTTTTTCATTTTTGAGCTTGGATGCTATTTATATCTTGGTTTTCCATATACAGACAACACCATTCTTATCCCTTTAATACCTTTTGTCTGATGCTATTGGTGTAGGCAGCGATTTTTTTCCTTGAAACTTGTCTTGATAAATAAGTTTAAGGTGGAATTGAATTGCAACGTTGCCAGTTGTGTTTTgtgtttcaaatcaaaattaaatattaaagaattcaaTTATATGAGTTTTAAGCTTTCGGTTTCCTTAAGTTCTCCTAGGCTACGCCAATATCAGATACATGTTttctaatacaatataattgccTGTGTCTTTAAATGGAACACTTTAGATCACTAgttatgttatacatataaaactaatgtCTTTTTTGATAAGATCGATTATCGTGTGATGACTGATTTGTTACTTAAGATGTTTTTAAGATGTGGTCACACTCGCTATTTGCACATAAGTCATTTTCGACACTTATTCAACATTATAGTAAGTGTGACCAATGCATAAGGAATgcgatgtaaataaatatttggtagGTATTTCAGCACCTGCACACTGTGTTGAATTGTGTATAACCTACCAAATCTAAGACTTTGGTTCAGTTATGTTGTAATTGAAGCAAAGGTCCGccattattattagaatttcttccaaaaaaaattttttttggaaGGATGACTTTGGCATTGTAACGCGTTGTATGGGTACCGCTTGTCGTTAACACTGGCGCTAGTGTGCATAGATATTACGATTTAGTGTTTGAAGAGAAGTATTATCTATGCTTGGCGACGCGATCGAATGTtgctttcataaaaaaatattatttttttcattggcAACATTTACAATAGCGTGGCCACACTACGTCACGCGTGAATGCTCGGGCTTGGGTTGCGGCGCGCGAAAGCGCAATACTGGCGCGACTGACATTACACTggcaaaattaataaagttttgaaCATTAACAAATCATTGTGAAGTGTATCTAATGTCTTCAATGGATGTGAAAAgactaaataatagtaatttaatattttactatgcaAAGGTATGATTATCGTTTTTAAAACTGCtgaatctaaattttaaaacgattttaaaaatacttgaattaaaagtaattttaaaattatatgtaactgTTATTTAGTCATTAAATAGCACTTAATATATGGCAACActatgtaacaaataaaaaatgcaatcaTAATCAGTGTTGCTACAGCGAAAACGAAATTGTCAGACTAAGTGTgcatataactaatatattctCGATGTGGGAGctcaatcaaaattataattttcaccaCTTGTCTGGTAGTTTTACACACATGCATCCATTAAAGGTGTTGGTTGTCAGTGTCCGTCGGTCGTGCtgtatgttgttttatatttgtctcATGGTCTGAGTTGTTACAGTTACTCCTCCACTCGGAGCCTACCCCCAACCTCAGCCTCCGCAAGGACCCTTCCTACCCGCGCCGCCGCAGCAGCATCCGCAATATGGAGGTATGTGGATATCGCTTAGACTCAGTTGTGATGGCCAAGTGGATGGCACACTTGGATCTTAATCCAAGGTCGCGGATTTCAATGCTGGCTAAGCACCATTGAGTTTCATCTAAATAATTAGTCAATTTATCCCTTGCTTCGGAAGATCGTATCAAATAAATGGTTGCTACATGTATTCAGCAAATGTTGTAGAATAAATTTCAATACTTCGTAGGACAGGAAAACTTTGTCCGGCTGTGGAAGATTTACcgactatatttaaatatatttttaaaaagaaatacaatagcGACTTGACCCAGTAATCTAGTTTTGAGGTTGGCAGTTTTTCACTCCCTTGTAAACTCCGCCTGTACTCGGtcagcacgtaaagccgttggtccatAAGCCCTTCCGTTCGTGACACATTTGCTAGTCCGTTGGTTTAAGAAAGAAAAGGAGTACTGGGTGTACTTATGTTGGCAAACACACTGCcaactataatatatcctgcgtcATTTGCTAAATGTTCGCAATAGCCGAAAACACAAGAAGGCATCATCATCAGCTTAGTACTGTTGAGCTGATGTATGGTATGGTGTAGTATATGACCATGTGGTGGAGATAGTACTCTTAAGTACCAACTGCCAACTTGTCCTCCCAATTTGACCTCCTTTAGTTAATTTGACGGTTTGTTTGATGAATAGCCTCCTCTTCTGTTAAGTCAGGCCTTGTTAACGCACAACGCTTGACTTAACAGGatgcaggttccctcacgagGATTTACTTCAACGTCTATAAGGAAAATTGCCTAAATTAGTATACGTAATAATAGAAGAAGATCCATGTCAATCTCCAACTGCtgcgataatttaaaaaaaaagtagatcaATCCTATCTTCGTTTCTGAGGAGAAGATATGGAGATTAATCCATCACGCTGCATTCAATGCTAACCAGCACATGCAAATTTTCTTtcgatacatgcaggtttcctcataacGTATTccttacataatcagcctgtaaatttcccactgctgggctaaggcctcctctcccgttgaggagaaggtatggagcatattccaccacgctgctccaatgcgggttggtggaatacacatgtggcagaatttcgttgaaattagacacatgcaggtttcctcacgatgttttccttcaccgccgagcacgagatgaattataaacacaaattaagcacatgaaaattcagtggtgcctgcctgggtttgaacccgaaatcatcggttaagatgcacgcgttctaaccactgggccatctcggctcacgtATTCCTTACCTAAATTGTATTCCAACTGAAAGCCCATCTCTTCACTTTTGGAgacacttaaaatttaaaatattgcaaatgcTTTGTAACGTGTAACGGTTTAGTGGCAGGCGGGTCGCCGTACGGAGTCGCGTTCGGTGGCGCGGGCGCGGGTGCGGGCGGGGTGTATGCGCCGCCGCCGTATGACCAGCTGCAGCACCACCAGGCCATCCCCGCGCTGAGTCAGCAGCTACCCGTGAGTACATCTTCAACTTACCGTCGGCATTTAGGTTAAGCTAATctgggttaaaaaaaaaactatatttaagtaGACTCTTGACTAAAAATCCAATACATCAGGAATTTTAAATCGTCACATTACCGTATATTATACCTGGATATTCTGGAGACTGACTCATCTTTTTGGGATGCCTTTCAGCTGGAAGTTTTTCGCCAGCTTTATCCATTCGTCTCTACCCGGAGCGAAtggaataaaatgttattatgtattgaaaatgtgaaaattCTTGTCCACTTGTAGCCATAAATTTCAAAGCACCTCTTGGTACCCCCCTAAGTGTCCAGGCTTCGCAGTACTCTACTGATCAGATACAatttattcattgtttattgaaatttttcattaataagcAGAGGTGACAAATTTAGACTCTGTTTCCTGTGCTATAAAGTTTAGGTATACCGATACTTGGCTATATGCAACTCCAGTAAGTGCTCCTCGCATAACTATGTTACCCACACATTCATATATAGTCTGTTAATGCTTGCAAtgcactttaatattttatatttaaatagttaatggCAAAAAGGTATTAGCAATAAAGTTCAATAAGGGCATCCGTTTTTAGTCTTAATCTTGATTCAATGGCAAtcgttttttctttatattaaaccCTATAATAACTAATGAAACTAACGGTTTGTTCATAGATGTATAGCCCTGCAGCAGCAATGTACGCAGCAGCTGCCGGATACCCGGGATATATCGGCTACCCAGTACAGTACTACCCGTACTACCCGACGGCCGTTCAGCCTTCCATACAGCCCCTGCGCCCCACTATCATGATCCCggtaaaaactaatttaataaaaaagtcacTTAACACAAAATTAGATaactattcttaaaattaacgAAAAAACTTAACCGAATTCTCATGTTTTATATGAAGAACATTTTAGtgtatattattgtgttatttatctattttatatgattaagatTGTACGTTCCTCGTGTTAATAAATACCTGTCGATTGCAGAACGGCTTCGAGGCGGGCGGCCGGTTCGAGGGGCTCGCGCAGACGCTGCtgccgcccgcgccccccggCGTGCCCCCCTCCCCCGCGCACCTCGCCGCCATACAGCCGCACCAAGTGCTGTGAGTACTCTACATCCGGGCTCCCATTCGTGTTAACAGTGATATGGATTATAGCGGCAGAGAGGAATTCCACAAGTATTGATGATGCTTTTCATCgtttaaaatcacaaaaaatcCACTAATCAGGccatttaaaattctaaaaattcaTTTTGCGAGTTAGGTCACATTTACTTCATACATACTTGTATTAAACAAGTATCGAAAAGTATTCAGCAACGCATGTAGATCAATTTCAGTGCTATCGCGTTAATTTGAGTATTGTTCGTGAATGTGAAAGCCGATCGCAGTAAATGATGAAAGAAATGCCTTACTGAGCAGAGTTGTGTCCACTCTGACCCAAGTACAACTAGAACTCGTAATGGTgcataatgaaattataaatgctGAAGTAACTCGTTATCTGCCTGTTGTGCTCACACCCacatcactgaaccgaatttaattaattataatatcaagtaagcttgaattccaagggAGGATATAATATAGGCCATTtttacacctgacgaccaaccccccAAACGCGACATCGTTGCGGGCGACGACGTCTGTTAATCTTCCTATAATTGATTGAACACatagatatataattctaaGTATTATCTAGCTTGGATATTTGTCGTTGAAAtccctttaaaataaaaatgttaatgtttacaaataaaatattgagataTTTTCGTCTTCCAGGTGGCGTTAAGTGTAGACGAGTCGCACGAGCGGCATTGAGAACATTGACCGACGGACACAGGCTCTAATATCGTCTTCATCACAAAAGAAGTATACatactgattattttaaaaacatgtttaaattTCTCGACTCgatacactaaaaaaatatcataaaactcCTACTAAAATGACTTGAACGActgaaatgtataataaatcaataaaaatacaaaagtagaGTCATTTCAGGAAAGGGCAAaccgtttttaatttaaatgaagagaatgttacatttatatatatgtaaaaatgttcCATAAATGAAATGGAGGCGGTTTCATTTGTGTGCCGTCGGTGAATATCAGCTTAGCCGGTTATTATTGACTGTGATGTGTTAAGATAATGTTTGCCACTTGCTAATTATAAAGCTCTCTATACAATTCGTGCCTTTGAAAACGAAATTGAACACTAAATTGAAAATCTCAACCAGTTCAGAAGGTATTCcgtgaatgttttattttcttataaaaccaGTG belongs to Vanessa tameamea isolate UH-Manoa-2023 chromosome 28, ilVanTame1 primary haplotype, whole genome shotgun sequence and includes:
- the LOC113395343 gene encoding uncharacterized protein LOC113395343 isoform X2, whose product is MIIMMRYLHPALCPSAPLLQEPRARQRRPRAADAYSLSFTPPLGAYPQPQPPQGPFLPAPPQQHPQYGGGSPYGVAFGGAGAGAGGVYAPPPYDQLQHHQAIPALSQQLPMYSPAAAMYAAAAGYPGYIGYPVQYYPYYPTAVQPSIQPLRPTIMIPNGFEAGGRFEGLAQTLLPPAPPGVPPSPAHLAAIQPHQVLWR
- the LOC113395343 gene encoding DAZ-associated protein 2-like isoform X3, with translation MADKKVTPPLGAYPQPQPPQGPFLPAPPQQHPQYGVAGGSPYGVAFGGAGAGAGGVYAPPPYDQLQHHQAIPALSQQLPMYSPAAAMYAAAAGYPGYIGYPVQYYPYYPTAVQPSIQPLRPTIMIPNGFEAGGRFEGLAQTLLPPAPPGVPPSPAHLAAIQPHQVLWR
- the LOC113395343 gene encoding DAZ-associated protein 2-like isoform X1, which produces MIIMMRYLHPALCPSAPLLQEPRARQRRPRAADAYSLSFTPPLGAYPQPQPPQGPFLPAPPQQHPQYGVAGGSPYGVAFGGAGAGAGGVYAPPPYDQLQHHQAIPALSQQLPMYSPAAAMYAAAAGYPGYIGYPVQYYPYYPTAVQPSIQPLRPTIMIPNGFEAGGRFEGLAQTLLPPAPPGVPPSPAHLAAIQPHQVLWR
- the LOC113395343 gene encoding DAZ-associated protein 2-like isoform X4; its protein translation is MADKKVTPPLGAYPQPQPPQGPFLPAPPQQHPQYGGGSPYGVAFGGAGAGAGGVYAPPPYDQLQHHQAIPALSQQLPMYSPAAAMYAAAAGYPGYIGYPVQYYPYYPTAVQPSIQPLRPTIMIPNGFEAGGRFEGLAQTLLPPAPPGVPPSPAHLAAIQPHQVLWR